Proteins from a genomic interval of Quercus robur chromosome 9, dhQueRobu3.1, whole genome shotgun sequence:
- the LOC126698711 gene encoding 40S ribosomal protein S20-1-like produces the protein MAYALKPAKQLGADEGPEQIHKIRITLTSKSVKNLEKVCTDLVRGAKDKMLRVKGPVRIPTKVLHITTRKSPCGEGTNTWDRFELRIHKRVIDLFSSPEVVKQITSITIEPGVEVEVTIADN, from the exons ATGGCGTACGCATTGAAGCCGGCGAAGCAGTTGGGTGCGGATGAAGGTCCGGAACAAATTCACAAGATCAGGATAACCCTGACCTCAAAAAGTGTCAAGAATCTCGAGAAGG ttTGTACGGATTTGGTTCGTGGTGCCAAGGACAAGATGTTGAGGGTTAAGGGCCCAGTGAGAATCCCCACTAAGGTTCTGCACATCACCACCAGGAAGTCCCCTTGCGGTGAAG GTACCAACACTTGGGATAGATTTGAACTTCGTATCCACAAGCGAGTTATTGACCTCTTCAGCTCGCCAGAAGTTGTTAAGCAGATTACCTCCATTACAATTGAACCTGGTGTGGAGGTTGAGGTTACCATTGCGGATAATTGA